The following nucleotide sequence is from Trifolium pratense cultivar HEN17-A07 linkage group LG2, ARS_RC_1.1, whole genome shotgun sequence.
ATTAAATTTTCACTTTCTCATATTTCAAGATACTTTAAAATGCATCAATTACACTTCATTCTTTAAATTCTCTTCATTTATTCCTATTAaacgaaaataaataaaaacaaataaaatattctaaaaaattaaataaaaaatactactaaaaaTCATACATATTTGCATGTCATCCATGATTCTTTGTTTAAAGGATCCTacactttgtgttatttgtACAAATTTTCCTTTACTTATTGTTGTATTTTTATCATCAAGAGACAATaaattttccttttcattttctaaaactCATAATGAAAGGCCGAGTGATTAATTCCATCAACTAAAGAGACAAACTCATATAGATAAATCTAAgagacaataattttttttgtcaaaaaataaaaaaaggattTTTTCACATTATAAAGTGATCAagcaaatttcatttttttaagctCAAAGAAGACAAAATATGGCTACAACTTCAAAGTTTGTTTATTCTATGATTATCCTtctttccatatttttttatgtaacaaACTGTTGTAAGTACTTTTGTCTGCatttctagttttttttcttctttatcttATTCTGTTTAATAacattctttaatttttatttgacatCACAGCAATCCTTCTTTGCGATCACGATCAAGATTGTCCGAAATATTTGTGCATCCCTCCTCAATTTCCGAAGTGCGTATTAGATTGTCAATGTTTGTAGccttaaaaaatataacttaaTAAATAGTATTTTCTTTGAGTGTTTCTATATGTAATTTCTTGTTGTTCTGATGTTCATTTGTGGTTCTGTTTTGTTCCTGAGATAAGCAGTGTAGGAACTTTTATTTTTGCTGGGTTTGTTACCACATTTATAGTGGTTTGTTACCTTGTTTACACAAACACATCTTGTGTTTTGGTTactgtttttaataaaattattgctgattcaaaaaaaaaaagtatttttttaatttttaatataagaaagaatttacttttaaaatttatagaaTGATCGATATATTTGACCTATAAATAAATAGATCAATCATTCcataaatttgaaaaacaaaaattttcttatataaagAACCAGAGgaagtattattttatttttaagattatAGTTTTATTCACATGTGATAATTGGTGCTTTTACTATTTCtgtcatatttatttttgtgatcTTTAAACAAAGTATGATGGGCTCAAAAGTGTATTCGTATATAAattgagatttacttttgccaccctactTCCTACTCACGCGCCCTACGCATTTCTAATTTTATTCTTTCGATATTTAAGTAgtggatgttataaaaatttctcattttgtAATACTAGGGATAAACTCGTGCGTTGCACgagttcgattaaaatatataattaaaatatttttataaatcaaaaaataataattgttgatAAATATATTCACATATTGTTAAATGATAGatactattttaaaatatgatctatttttttttttaaatatgactatatttaacattattaatttagtatatatgtataaaaataaaataaaaagttatttagaaatataattttttattgatgtatATCGTAGTGGAATTTTtgagaatttaaaataatttatgctactattaattcttcggttctttggaatttttgagaagatttaacattgagtaaaaatatgggGCTTGTTAGTGGTGCTTCGAGTACAGACATTGAACAAAagagattgttttctgaatgagttttgagtgttggcgatggagaaattggataTGACAACGATggtgatttagaacttgacattccatcagatttactgattccaaattcaggtgatcctcttgcttctatcgttgaaagcacatatccacatcttttacaaaacatgaaagaTATAacatatttccaaaatagagctatattagctcctaaaaattccatagtcgacacaataaatgattatatgttggatttaattcatggtgaagaaaaaacatatttgagttatgatacttcACTGGCACACAATATAGATGATCATGCATATAGCGGATGATGTCCACACTCCAGGGACGGATCCATACCTGATATATTGGTGtggctaaaaaaattatgttcacaaactttatagttaaaaaaaaaaaatcacgcttGCAGATTAGTTGAAGAAATAATTTTATCTCTAGAAAGcacattaaaaaataacaaaataacaaaaaaaaaaaaaatcatatttgtaGTTGTAGAGTTGAGAGGAaagtaaaagaataaaatttaatgtGTTATTGAGATCAATTAAAGTGTATAAACCtttaatgataaattttaaattatccgataaatttaaaattaaacctTTAATGTTGGtgaatttcaataacatatcaaattattttaaatttcggtaaaattttacatgaattatttagatatgaattttaaatttaacgATAAATTTTATACTCGTTAAAATGTTACcggtataatttaattttatcacttatttataaaaaaaattaccacaACTATTATTCTTGATTCTTTGTACGTAGTTAACTAGCAACAAAGCAATTTCTatgtaagaaaaagaaattaaagccAAAAAGCAACCTATATAGGACTTGAACTTAGGATCCTTGAGTAAATGGGGGGATACATAACCACtaagccaaaaaaataattgtgatAATATTAGtagttatacatatatatacaataattcttgtgtggctatagccacactcAGCCCCTACATGCATCCGTCCTTGCCacactcccgaatttttgaacacgatttctacgttagggcttccaaatcacaagttaagACTTAAAGTTAGAggtccagttatgctattaatgaattcaaataaaaaatttggattaTGCAATGAACAAGACTTACAAGAATGAGAAAACGTGTTTTTGAAGGAAGAATGGGAAGAATGGACAATCTCTTAAGCACGTTGGAATATATCTTCCATctccagtgttttcacatggtcaaaTATATGTTGCGATTAGAGAAGgattgaaaatattaattatcgACGATGATGGTGAAGATACGAATAAGATTTCCaatgtagtttataaaaaagtattttgtAATATACCATAATTTCTGTTGTatgaacatttttttaaatttattgttgaactaatttttaatgttactcatctttttttaaaatacctttcaatattacaattatttttttattacatgtTAGGCTAATTAAACTCGTGCACCGCACGGATCAACGTTCTagtaatatgataaaattgtgACCGGAATATCCATCCTTTTAAACTCGCAAACAAAGTCATAGGAACGTTCTTAAAAGCCaccatcatttttttgttttgtttttggaaaTTATGTACGCGGGAATTGGTAGGAAAGGGAAGAATATGAGAATAGAGACAACTTCCATTTTCACATTTCAAAGTCTTCTGCGGACCATTTCCAAATATTGACCCAACAACTCTTtcacaattaaattaaacaaaaataacacTTAGTCGCtcctcttttaattaaattgggTTATTAATATATCTCAAATCCTCTATATATAATCAACCGATACATAAGGtaccttcaaattcaattcaagCATATCTAATTCTTTTCATAAACACAACTATTTTACATAGATCAAACAGGGGCAACCTGATCAACACAACACaagaacaataaaaagatgTCTCAATTAAAGAATATGTCAATTCTTTTAGTAATTGCTTTTGCTACAACAATACTACAAAACACAGAAGCTGTAGATCATTTGGTTGGAGGCTCCCCCGGTTGGTTTTCTACACCCCCGGGTGGCGCTAAGTTTTACTCTGATTGGGCTTCCAATGCCACATTCAAAGTAAACGATGTATTAGGTGAGTTTGTGTATACGCTTTTAAATTGAACAAACTCGCAAATTCGATTCAAATCTTATGTTAAATAGATTTTTTGTGAATAAtatacaattgatttttttcaaaGCCAAATTCTAATGTCTCAATTTTTATTACAGTTTTCCACTTTGCCACGGGAGCCCACACTGTTGCCGAAATTAGCAAGGCGGACTTTGACAATTGCAACGTCAATCAAAATACTCAAGCCATAACAACATCGCCCGCAAGAGTCACCCTTAACAAAACTGGGGATTTCTATTTTACATGTACTATCCAAGACCATTGTAACAATGGTCAAAAGCTAAGTGTTAAGGTCGTTTCCGCTTCTTCATCACCTGCTCCAGCTCAAGGTCCTTCTCCTCCTTCTTCGACTACTCCTTCACCTACTCCTCCTTCATCAGGAACCACACCTACTCCTCCTTCTCCTACTCCACCTGTCAGTGGAGATACACCATCCCCATCATCTCCAGCTCAGCCAGGCGCGACTCCTCCATCACCTGGCTCAGCCACTTCTCTCGTTGCTACTTTCTCTATTTTCTTTGCAGTTGTCATAAATTTATTGTTTTAGACTTCAAATTTTTTGACAGGATTTCTATTGTTTAGGTTGAGGGCAGGGTTTGCTATTGTGgtatgggtttttttttttttttggttgtttaAATAATTTCTCCTTTTGATGTTCTTTACTTTAGTATTCGATATGCATATTGGGTGGCTTCATTGTTATTCTTGGTTTTGTATtggaataaataaatttgtttcatGTTGTGGTAATTCATAGCTCTaaatacataataaaaaaaattggcaacGTCAATCCAAACTTTGTCAATACCAAATTTCATACTAGCTTAGTACTTGTTGGTACCAAAATTAAGTGTGccataataaacttaaaaaaaatcaaccaaGAGAAATTGTCCAGAGCACATCAGAGCATAAAACTTGCTAATGTTTTTTTTAGAGTAAAGATTTAATTGGATCTCTTACAATTTTTTGTGTCCCAATTTAGTTTTTGGCAAAATAATTTATCcttcctataaaaaatttataggcAAAATTGAACCacataaaaattgtgaaagacCAAATCAAATCTTTactaattttgcttataaaaaaaaatctttactaattttttttttcatttactaAAATAGCACACATTAGCATATTAAagcaaagtaaaaaaaatccatatacAGCAAAATAAACATGCCAAAGTttaatcagtaaaaaaaaatgcaattttttgtttaaaataaaaaagagaactAAGAAAATCAtagcaaaatgaaaaaaacgtagagcaagaagaaaaaaagcatTGATGGGCTACATGATGGTGATTGGTGATGAAGCAAGAGGATTGATGTGAAGAAACACACTAGGGAGACAGATGAAGAATTATGCACATGATAGGAGTATACTAGTAATAATTTAACCATAAAGTTTACATTCCATACACTCTAAATTAGGAGGAAAAGAAAATAGAAGGATTGAATAGGTTCCATTATATGCGTTTCATTTCAGGcggattctagggtgggagaccatgataTCTCACCGATGAGTCATGTGTTATGTGGtctggattgaatgtgtacatgatattatgatgtactatcagtattaaatttttttttttttgaaaaaaaagtttttgatattttttcgggaaaaaattatcaattttttttcccgaaaaaagttcccgattttttaggggaaaagtttcgatttcagataaaaacaattccggagtttttctggaaaaaaaagtccgttcttttttcgggaaaaaagtttcggattttttccgaaaaaaagatTTCGattttttctggaaaaagttCCGatgttttccggaaaaaagttcccgattttttggggaaaatagtttcgaaatgttcatCTGAAAAAGTATTGCTGatacaaaaaagagtgaaaaaacagaaaatatttaaaacttttttttcgaataaaatattagaaattttccagaaaaatatcggaaactttttttccagaaaatatccgaaacttttttccgaataaaatatcggaacttttttcccgaaaaaaagaacggaatcttttttgttcagacaaaacctccgaaattgtttttatctaaaataaaaaattttctcccgaaaatcggaaacttttttccgaaaaaaaatcgaaaattttttccacaaaaaagatcgaaaacttttttccaaaaaaatctggaactttttttcaaaaatagaaaataatataacactgacagtacaccataatatcacgtACACATTCAATCTGATCCACATAACACATGACTTATTGGTGGGagatgtaacgacccaaaatttagtattcgttatttaattattttattatgcgagggcgtgatttataattaaattattaagcggcgaataatcatttagcgagaacgtaagttaatgagcgagaagttatgttgtttgggcctttgggcgtggaataggcattgggcctaagccaagtgggctttgatccatgagaatagagagagctataagtagcaagtcaaaccaatgaatagtcccgtaagttgcaattcttgagaaagagcaagaggaggagctcatgagggagagggagagctcgtgggagagaaagagaagagcaagcttgtggattcgtcgagctaaggtacgagagttagattacatattcgtgagtgattcggaagaggggaggatgtcgattcctccattcccaaactctttccactctattttcttgtgggttttgtgggtgattttcttaatggaaaatggattcttttgatcctaacatgtgtagtgaactcatggtagatgaggtaaacaactttggggagttgaaaatgggaatatgtaggtgtttgatcaatgatttgcatgtttatgcaactttgcttattttgcaagaaattggcatgattttgattgtttgatgtatttggatgtttggaagggatgattaatgttccttgataccatatatgcttgaattagctgtttataagaatttataacatgtttagatggatttttgagtggattcaaggttaaaccgccttagaaactcaagaacagatatttctggtgtagttcgctacgggttcgctacggcttcgcttagcgaataagttcgctacctgttcgctacggcttcgcttagcgaataagttcgctacctgttcgctacggcttcgcttagcgaataagttcgctacctgttcgctacaagctcgctacctgttcgccatgtacctgcaaccctctgatgtagttcgctacgggttcgctacgggttcgctacggattcgctacgggttcgctacggattcgcttagcgaacagcactgtgacagcaactttttgataattgttttaagtgcaattaggcacttgtaacatggtttaagggtatccttacatgtttgttgatacatgttgatgttgttaatgcttattgttaatcgttatatgattcacacgcgtatgcaatgacttgtagttcaagtgactatgtttatgttttagcattaatttgcaatgttaaggaaatgatgtgtgttttatgacataagtgtaaatgaaactttatgtgtataaaaatggttatgcagataattatcatgtgaataattatgatttgagtgataggatattgtgttatcctaatgtgttagatgttggaattgtgtttccgcatcagtgaatgaatagcttcgagctagatagcgtcatgtatttgatgtgtttaaaagtaatcatgcattcatgaataattgtgttatgggaatcatgtgaattccaataattgatgaaaatggactatgtttatgaaaagtggccgaagatgggattatgttatccgagatctggagcccatatccaaacatgatataaaactgtgtgactcctctttatgggagagatggttgatgataaccatatcctacatgatataaaattgttattgagcttatccaagggagataaggtggttcggtaagttccgacgcatccaacaagatgtaaaactgggttcatcttaaatggggtgaatagcagcatccaacaagatgtaaaactgggttcatcttaaatggggtgaatagcagcatccaacatgatgtaaaactggtttggtccaccattggtgagacgcttatcctgcatgatgtaaaactgcagatgtagagtccgtgcatgactataatctgaacagtccgtacatgactataatctgaacagtccgtcatgactgaaatctgaacaacgtggaaatggtaccacatgcattagtcgtgtctagggatgacatgacattggataattggcattagatgcattagggtaaatgcacatgtatttgataattgttatgtgacattatctgattggattgtaatgtgttttccgtatgtgttaagctttggtatttactaattgtttaatactgtgattgttgccatgtcttggtatatgagtagagtccgtcatgactataaaatgaacaagtgtagagtccgtcatgactataaaatgaacaagtgtagagtccgtcatgactataaaatgtacactttggtagtgtccgagaagacgtgaaactatatgattggtgtgtttgtaaatgaatgattaattggtagtcgtattcgacgatgtatgtgcgtgagttagaaatgtatgatagcgtgtgaagtgtgtagtatactactcacacttatatttatgtttatgttttctaactctctgctttgtgttaattgctggacctttgggggtccaggttgacaggttatgtgttagcctcgtccgagtgcaatggtgaagctctgctctgattgagacacgggaaaaaggggtttttatatgtatatgcatgtagtcctcttagtatactctgttggtcttaagctttcatttgaaaagtatccgttttgtataactaataacgtatcgttcgatgcgaggttttgtttttagttcattcgaatattctactagataaatgtattagtattatctttgaatgaagtttgtgatattcaaaccagcgctttataaatcagattttcaatttttccgctgcgtattttcgaaaaagattttataaaggcagagttaattaaataacgggtttgggtgttacaaagtggtatcagagcaggtcgtcttcggactgtgaggttacgtgtcaatcagagccggtctgtgcagtcagatcgagtgagcgtgtgtgccagttgtgtctgtcttttcttgttgtgtgtacttgatgcgattgatacttatcattgttataagttatcaagtcaagtagtggttgagtatttttatgcttaagttttaaaaatttgtgtggtttgaacttttggtttgtagatgcttattgctaacagttgatgatccagcatgatgtaaaactgcatgtgatgaagattttgttgaaaatataagattattttcttttgagtaagtgaaaatgaatttttcactagagtgagaaaggagtaggatgtaagtagatcctaatgtgtgttgtcatatgtttgtttataacatgtggtagattgattactagtacttagtgtggttctttaattgaactatgtgaatgtattctcatgatgagaacttgtttgagaacatgctatgttttatacatgtttgagtagatgttgtaagtatgcggacaaacgaaatgtaatgcatgtacttgactcgatgtcttgtgtacatggatgtttcattgtcttacatatagtttagttataaatatatgtatagacatgtggtagtaattatgtatgctagttgttacgtaggttgttacgTTAGCATAGacgggaatagtgtgtttatgtattttgcagtggtgtgtatgtcaagaggactgcaccggggttttgagtagatgcttagatatcttaccttatgtttaccctttgcatacgacatgtatgtgaatgctgtcggtattagatttctcttgagAGGAATAtatttggaatcgataggacggttaggtgcttacaccggatgttctagtggaagtgtaaaggtgggtttgagataagtgggggagaagattttgtctctccaagatgtttcgaacgcgagaagtaaggacgaatagagatgttcttgaagtggattgtttaagattgagtagcattgttcgaagtggaattcttatttggagaatattttggaggaagtatcagatgatcatttcggagtgagtcggaatgaagttgtttagccgtagggagaatgtggccattggggaacgatggagcagattgaatgttaagtgaacaccgttgctgggaaacggagaagacgtgtgcgtcgagggtaagaaaacccgattacaataagtgggactggtggtgtttctagcggaactcgtagcaagaatgttccattgtttggttgtctttcacttgatggttcatcctcaaagaggaggaagagtgataaagatggaagctttgttgatgaaaagttttcagaggaatctgatgagagttgtgttggaatcaacaagacggagatcatggttgtttggaaatcaacttttgatagtagctgagatttaaatacagaattactaggtgatcaagaagagcctaggaaggatttataaaggttgagtatgtttgaaccgagtggtcatttcttggaaagatttgagaaactaagtgcgaagtgttacctttggatgtttggggataagaaagttagcctttggaaacgtgtcaagcacgagtattagagagacgtaagaaagtgacttatgtcaagtaagaattgcggaaaggactatctcacacataagtgattgttgtgtttggaaaatgtgtatTAAGAATTTGGAAGCAATGCTCAAAGTAAGTGTCAAatgatgttttgtagcaattggaaaaagttaactatgaaatggaaaagtcggtggagattaGAGATGTCGGACACATCGTATCTATGGGAATAGTATAGTAATACCATGTgggaaggaaataaatgattatggatattttcgtcgtgaacggtgggatgatagtgagtcgacgagtgacttaaggtaatattttggataagaatatTTCGACAGGAAATGCTATCGGGAaggtcatgttaaggaagtcagaaattggataagagattatttggaaaataaaacagttatgttgaatgttcgacgcaatgatttggggaattgcaaggaaaaagaatttgacggttggatagTATATTTTTGGCATGTGTTAAGAAATTTGAGAAGTTAGACAGCAGATGAGCGTAGgagttgtgctaccgaatgaatggttggagtgagattcgacgcagttaagaacttatggaatttgaaaagttgtgaagtgtgcaacggaagggtctttcggagtattttgggttaagtggttttgttttggagtggtgctgcgagtaccgtaagatgttaagagaaagttttaagtagtttgatgagaatgg
It contains:
- the LOC123910072 gene encoding umecyanin-like, with amino-acid sequence MSQLKNMSILLVIAFATTILQNTEAVDHLVGGSPGWFSTPPGGAKFYSDWASNATFKVNDVLVFHFATGAHTVAEISKADFDNCNVNQNTQAITTSPARVTLNKTGDFYFTCTIQDHCNNGQKLSVKVVSASSSPAPAQGPSPPSSTTPSPTPPSSGTTPTPPSPTPPVSGDTPSPSSPAQPGATPPSPGSATSLVATFSIFFAVVINLLF